The genomic DNA ttgggtagacctgtgcggtgtcaagagttggacttgatgatccttaagggtcccttccaactcaggatattctatgattctatgattctatgattccccttttccccttttccccttttccccttttccccttttccccttttccccttttcccctttcctccagGAAACTCCTGGCACAGGGCGTTAATCACCAGGAGGGTAATTTCAAGCTTAATTAAATCTTAGTTAAATCTTCAGCTACTTCTCCCTCCCAAGAGGGAGCCCAActtgcaagcagcagcagcaggggaatcCAGAGCTGTGCTGGATAAAAATATTCCCGCAGAAACTGTTATTTCTCTCCATctctaatttttaatttctagaaggaaattaaattacatGTGGACGCAAGCCCATATCTCTTCTTACGTGaggtttatttttcacttaTAAGCATATTTTGGAGCTCCAATGTCTCGGAGCAAGGATGTTTTGCACCTGCTGGATGCCTGCTCCCGTGTTTGGCTTTTTGGGATAAATTCCTGCACTTTAGGAGACTTTAACTCGGCTTTTCTGGAtccagataaaataaaataaaataaaataaaataaaataaaataaaataaaataaaataaaataaaacaaaacaaaacaaaacaaaacaaaacaaaataaaataaaataaaataaaaaagccatgGCTTTTCTGGAGCTATACTGCTGGGGAGCTACGGAGAAGGGGTGAACCTGCCTCCGGCCGTTCCCTTCCCAGGACGCGAAGATGCTGTTTTGGGGGAGAAATGCCCCATTTTGGGGCGGAAAAATGCGTTTTGGAGGCAGCGGGAACCCAAccgggggtggagggggggggagcaggggcgCGCGGCGGTTGACTCTGTCGCGTCCgccggggaagggggggggggggggacgttGACTCGGTTCCGTCCGGCCCGGTGCTATATAAAGGGGCCGCGGgggcccccccgccccgcagTCGGAGGTCGGCGGCGGCGAGTgcggggagcggagcggagcggagcggagagAGGGGGGAGCGAAGCCTCGAAGCCGgcggttgggggggggggctccggtgTGGTACCGGCCATGCCTCGCGGCAACACCTTGTCCCAGCCTTCCACCTCCCGGGCGGGTTTAGCGGTGCAGCTGCCGAAGAAGCGGGGGCGGCCGTCGCTGTCGGATCTGATTCTCCGCGCCGTCTGCGTCTCCACGGCTCGCAAAGGCGCCTCGCTGGCTCTCATCAAGAAGACGCTGGCCACCGAGGGGTACGATGTGGTGAGGAACGGCAGCCGCCTCAAGGCGGTGCTCAGCGGTTTGGTTACCAAGGGGCTCCTGCAGCGCGTAACCGGCACGGGCATCGCCGGCTCGTTCCGTATCGGCCGCGTCGGTAAAGAGCGCGTGGAGGGAGCCGCGAGGAGCGGGAGGGCGGACGGCAAAAGCCGCCAGCGCCCCGCGGGGAAGACGAAAGGCCCGAGGCGCGCTGTCAAAGCCACCCCGCAGCGGCTGAAGAAGCCGAGGAGACCTCGGGGCAAGACCGCGGCGGCACCAGCGGAGCCGGCGGCCGAAGGTGCGGAGGCGGCCGAGCGcccggaggcggcggcggcggttgAGGAGGAGCGTTAGGAGCGCGGTGGAAGAAAGCAATAAAACCTTAAAACTTTAAACCCAAAGGCTCTTTTAAGAGCCACCCCCCAGAGCTCAGCAGAGGGGCTGTACGCGCGGGGTGGCCGGAGCTGATGACAGCACGGAGGCAGCGCCGCTCGCTCGTCAAGGCTTCCCCGACGGGCGCACGGCGGCAGGGAAAGagggaggcggggagggagggaggtgccGCCCGCGGTCCCTCAACGAGCCCCGGGGAGCGGCTGCGGATCCTCCGCCGGCGGAGCCCGGAGCCCTCGGGGCGGGGAGCGCGCCGCTTGCCCGGCTCCGTGTGAGGTTCTCACTCCGGTCCGCACCTCCCTATGCGCGGAGCGGACCTGCCGGGTGCGGTTCTCAACCCGGTCCGCACATCCCCCCATGCATGGTGCGGACCTGCCGGGTGCAGTTCTCAACCCGGTCCGCACCCGACCGCAAGTCCTCCTCCCACCCTACCCCCCTGCCCCCTTGGATGCCAAccaggaaggagaaaataataaattgtttttttttttttttctttttttctttttttttttaaacaaacccaTCACCCGCACAGAAAAAAGGCGGTTTGAACCCATTTACAGCCGGGAAGGGGGGATGCCCGGGATCCCTCTCAGAATCCGCTTATCTGCgccttctcctccacctcccacGAGCAGCGCCGCGGAGCAGCCCCCTCGCAGCCCAGGGCGCCCGGAGCCTCCTCGCATCGCTGGGGTTCCCTGGCTTTCTCCTGCTCCTCGTCCCACCGCACGCTTTTTCTGTCCCCCAAAACCTGCGGGGGAGCCGAGCCGGGATCTGGCGTCCCCTTTGCTGAGGGGGAGACCCGCGCAGGTCAGAGGCAAAGCCCAGGAAAAGctgaagtaagaaaaaaagctttaaataataataataataatattaataatagcTTCCTTACCCTTTTCCTCAGTGCTCAGGATTTTCCCTGTTTCCAGCTTCGGTTTGGGTCTCCCTGGGTCTGGAAGGAAGGAGGTAGGGAGGTGGTGGATGCGCCTCAATCgctgcctccttcccccaaACTCCTTTTCCTCCTAAAATTACCTCGCAATTCTTTCAGAGCCTCCTCGAGGGCAGCGTGCTGGCGGCGGCAGGAGCGCAGGCTCTTTTCCAGCTCGGGGGGAAGCTGCGGCCTCGCTTCGTTCCAGCTGGGGAGAGAAATTACAGCGGTGGACTCGGCGCGAGGGTTGGGGCTAAACCCGTGCAGGTAACAAACCCAAAAAAATGGGGGCTGAGGGTTTTGTAGtgctgagaagcagaaaagtggAAGTGGCGGCGCTGGTTTCATCCCCGGAGGGTGAAGCTTTGGGGTTTTATTGGCTTCGAAGCAGGGTAATGAGGTGTGGAAGCGATGGGGCGCCGCGTACCTGCTCAGGCCGCTCCCGGTATcctaaaaagggggaaaaaaaacaggattaaGGGCCCCGTGTGtggatttttggggggttttacCTTCATCCTGGGAGCCTCACCTGGGGCAGCCGCCCGGCCTCCAGCTGCCCGATGAGGCCGTGGAGCCGCGCGATTTCCTCGGCCACCCGCGAGGCTTTTTCCACCTGGGCGGCCTCGAAGGCGGCGTCGAGCTCGGCCAGGCGCTGCAGCACCGCGCGCTCCTTCTCGTCCAGCAGCCGCCGCAGCCGCTCGAACTCGCTCCCGATGCGCCGCCGCTCGGCCTCGCTCGTCTC from Anas platyrhynchos isolate ZD024472 breed Pekin duck chromosome 17, IASCAAS_PekinDuck_T2T, whole genome shotgun sequence includes the following:
- the LOC119718646 gene encoding histone H1B, whose product is MPRGNTLSQPSTSRAGLAVQLPKKRGRPSLSDLILRAVCVSTARKGASLALIKKTLATEGYDVVRNGSRLKAVLSGLVTKGLLQRVTGTGIAGSFRIGRVGKERVEGAARSGRADGKSRQRPAGKTKGPRRAVKATPQRLKKPRRPRGKTAAAPAEPAAEGAEAAERPEAAAAVEEER
- the LOC119718651 gene encoding uncharacterized protein isoform X2, whose product is MGERLRAPATKFFGTHEEEEEKEEEEEKIQSHLQSLRKVLAEFLDWRVADEKRRLDYLETSEAERRRIGSEFERLRRLLDEKERAVLQRLAELDAAFEAAQVEKASRVAEEIARLHGLIGQLEAGRLPQDTGSGLSSWNEARPQLPPELEKSLRSCRRQHAALEEALKELRDPGRPKPKLETGKILSTEEKAKGTPDPGSAPPQVLGDRKSVRWDEEQEKAREPQRCEEAPGALGCEGAAPRRCSWEVEEKAQISGF
- the LOC119718651 gene encoding uncharacterized protein isoform X1, with the translated sequence MGERLRAPATKFFGTHEEEEEKEEEEEKIQSHLQSLRKVLAEFLDWRVADEKRRLDYLLKKEENKSGLGGDARSRGGEVSPSCFLPPQETSEAERRRIGSEFERLRRLLDEKERAVLQRLAELDAAFEAAQVEKASRVAEEIARLHGLIGQLEAGRLPQDTGSGLSSWNEARPQLPPELEKSLRSCRRQHAALEEALKELRDPGRPKPKLETGKILSTEEKAKGTPDPGSAPPQVLGDRKSVRWDEEQEKAREPQRCEEAPGALGCEGAAPRRCSWEVEEKAQISGF
- the LOC119718651 gene encoding uncharacterized protein isoform X3 is translated as MGERLRAPATKFFGTHEEEEEKEEEEEKIQSHLQSLRKVLAEFLDWRVADEKRRLDYLLKKEENKSGLGGDARSRGGEVSPSCFLPPQETSEAERRRIGSEFERLRRLLDEKERAVLQRLAELDAAFEAAQVEKASRVAEEIARLHGLIGQLEAGRLPQDTGSGLSSWNEARPQLPPELEKSLRSCRRQHAALEEALKELRAFPGLCL